From the Rhodococcus sp. NBC_00297 genome, one window contains:
- a CDS encoding MFS transporter, with the protein MGNATEWFDYGVYAYTATYISRAFFPDDLESATLLTLGIFAVSFLVRPLGGLVWGPLGDRLGRKHVLALTIILMGTATFLIGVIPSYASIGFWAPVLLVILRMIQGFSTGGEYGGAATFMAEYSPDRKRGFYGSFLEFGTLGGFSLGALVVLAVDLLSTDAFMDTWGWRLPFFVAGPLALIGLYMRSKLEDTPVFRELENEDAVEHKTSTQFRELIATYWRPILTLMGLVVALNVCNYTLLSYMPTYLESRIGLSSTSSLFLVVIGQFAMMLVIPFAGALSDKVGRKPLWLVSMVGLLIFAIPMYMLMTVNFGWAIVAFTVLGLLYVLQLSTISATFPAMFPTHVRFAGFAIAYNVSTSLFGGTAPAANEWLVERTGNDLVPAFYMMGACVVGLIALLFVAETAGASIRGRGVPGVDTDAHPSALQKS; encoded by the coding sequence ATGGGCAACGCGACCGAGTGGTTCGACTACGGCGTGTACGCCTACACGGCCACGTACATCTCCCGCGCGTTCTTCCCGGACGACCTCGAGTCCGCCACCCTGCTGACGCTGGGCATCTTCGCGGTGTCCTTCCTCGTGCGGCCGCTCGGCGGCCTCGTCTGGGGACCACTGGGGGACCGTCTCGGCCGCAAGCACGTCCTCGCACTGACCATCATCCTGATGGGCACCGCGACCTTCCTCATCGGTGTCATCCCGAGTTACGCCTCGATCGGCTTCTGGGCACCGGTTCTGCTGGTGATCCTGCGCATGATCCAGGGCTTCTCCACCGGCGGTGAGTACGGCGGCGCAGCCACCTTCATGGCCGAGTACTCCCCCGACCGCAAGCGCGGCTTCTACGGCAGCTTCCTCGAGTTCGGCACACTCGGCGGCTTCTCCCTCGGCGCCCTCGTGGTGCTGGCCGTCGACCTGCTCTCCACCGACGCGTTCATGGACACGTGGGGCTGGCGCCTGCCGTTCTTCGTCGCCGGGCCGCTGGCGCTCATCGGGCTCTACATGCGGTCCAAGCTCGAGGACACCCCGGTGTTCCGTGAACTCGAGAACGAGGACGCGGTGGAGCACAAGACGTCCACCCAGTTCCGCGAACTGATCGCCACCTACTGGCGACCGATCCTCACGCTGATGGGCCTCGTCGTCGCGCTCAACGTCTGCAACTACACCCTGCTGAGCTACATGCCGACCTATCTGGAGAGCCGGATCGGCCTGTCGAGCACGTCGTCGCTGTTCCTCGTCGTCATCGGGCAGTTCGCCATGATGCTCGTCATTCCGTTCGCCGGAGCACTGTCGGACAAGGTGGGGCGCAAGCCACTGTGGCTCGTCTCGATGGTCGGACTGCTGATCTTCGCGATCCCGATGTACATGCTGATGACGGTCAACTTCGGCTGGGCCATCGTCGCGTTCACCGTGCTGGGCCTGCTCTACGTCCTGCAGCTCTCGACCATCTCGGCGACGTTCCCGGCCATGTTCCCGACGCACGTCCGGTTCGCCGGCTTCGCCATCGCCTACAACGTGTCGACCTCGTTGTTCGGTGGCACGGCGCCGGCGGCCAACGAGTGGCTCGTCGAACGGACCGGCAACGATCTCGTCCCGGCGTTCTACATGATGGGCGCCTGCGTCGTCGGACTGATCGCACTGCTCTTCGTCGCCGAGACGGCGGGCGCGTCGATCCGCGGCCGCGGAGTCCCCGGCGTCGACACCGACGCGCATCCCTCGGCGTTGCAGAAGAGCTGA
- a CDS encoding putative bifunctional diguanylate cyclase/phosphodiesterase: protein MVEEDESMVSTPVPPRVTAAALDRSRLGGPVRSPGRYLAASFTVAAVVLAVYLIVPASIRTGVFAVGAIGCMVVVLVGLRRNSPTDTYAWRCMLGAATSFLVGLSARSVRADLPSAIRLLPEVLVLLGYLLLVLGIVGWSRRGGNSRPTPTIIDAVLVTLGMTFVSWVLLVAPVLSTTRDVPSVVLNGLFPAIDAGLFTMAFFLLLSKSRFNVSLVLLVAALLVTIVGDLGYAIATARSVAPPAVVLDAMYLLAFVLLAAASLHPSMAWVGRAGGVTAALTRQRMTVSVALVATCAALPLVGDAVGTADVVVRSTFLAVILVGMFVRGERALSRVQRSEDKARHDATHDSLTGLPDRSMLESILERAARRPSSSASATTVLFADLDNFKVVNDSYGHRAGDELIQAAAQRIRRVVSADEDVVRYAGDEFVVVAHCDRARAEELAELLLAAFAEPFELSVASLYVSVSIGIATSCGPAGLADDLVREADTAMYDAKFRGPAAYAFFDESLRTAATRSVELGSALRGAVARGEMAVHYQPIVSLRTHDVLVYEALVRWKHRGRWVGPDEFIPVAEATNMISEIGTWVLDTALGDLVRLRAAGAPRMSMSVNLSVLQLRDERLPDVVADLLASHGLDGSVLGLEVTESALIADPVVANRVLARLAEQDIVLVLDDFGMGYSSLGRLRDLPITVIKIDKSFIDRVPVDDASVSIVTAIEAMATALTMRTVAEGVETTEQERIVTELGCTYAQGYLYGRPAPVETFLS from the coding sequence GTGGTCGAGGAGGACGAGTCGATGGTGTCGACGCCCGTTCCCCCACGAGTGACCGCTGCGGCGCTGGACCGATCGCGCCTCGGTGGGCCCGTCCGGTCGCCGGGGCGCTACCTGGCGGCGTCGTTCACGGTGGCCGCCGTGGTGCTGGCCGTCTACCTGATCGTGCCCGCATCGATCCGGACCGGCGTCTTCGCGGTGGGCGCCATCGGCTGCATGGTCGTGGTCCTGGTCGGCCTGCGGCGCAACAGCCCGACCGACACGTACGCCTGGCGGTGCATGCTCGGCGCGGCGACGTCCTTCCTGGTGGGCCTGTCCGCGCGGAGCGTGCGCGCGGACCTGCCCTCGGCGATCCGGCTGCTGCCGGAGGTACTGGTGTTGCTCGGCTACCTGCTGCTCGTCCTCGGCATCGTCGGCTGGTCGCGGCGAGGGGGCAACTCGCGGCCCACCCCGACCATCATCGACGCGGTCCTGGTCACGCTGGGCATGACGTTCGTGTCCTGGGTGCTGCTGGTGGCTCCGGTCCTCTCGACCACGCGGGACGTGCCGTCCGTGGTGCTCAACGGGCTGTTCCCCGCGATCGACGCCGGTCTGTTCACGATGGCGTTCTTCCTGCTGTTGTCGAAGAGCCGCTTCAACGTGTCCCTGGTTCTCCTCGTCGCCGCACTGCTCGTCACCATCGTCGGCGATCTCGGCTACGCGATCGCGACGGCCCGCTCGGTCGCCCCGCCCGCGGTCGTCCTCGACGCGATGTATCTGCTCGCGTTCGTCCTGCTGGCCGCCGCGTCGCTGCATCCGTCGATGGCGTGGGTGGGCCGCGCGGGAGGTGTGACGGCCGCGCTCACCCGGCAGCGGATGACGGTGTCCGTCGCGCTCGTCGCCACCTGCGCCGCGCTGCCGCTCGTCGGCGACGCGGTGGGGACCGCGGACGTGGTGGTCCGCTCGACCTTTCTGGCCGTGATCCTGGTGGGAATGTTCGTCCGCGGTGAGCGGGCGCTGAGCCGGGTGCAGCGCAGCGAGGACAAGGCCCGCCACGACGCCACCCACGATTCGCTCACCGGTCTCCCCGATCGGTCCATGCTCGAGTCGATCCTGGAACGCGCTGCGCGGAGGCCGTCCTCGTCGGCGTCGGCCACCACCGTGCTGTTCGCGGACCTCGACAACTTCAAGGTCGTCAACGACTCGTACGGCCACCGCGCGGGCGACGAGCTCATCCAGGCGGCGGCGCAGCGCATCCGGCGCGTGGTCTCCGCCGACGAGGACGTGGTGCGGTACGCCGGCGACGAGTTCGTGGTGGTGGCGCACTGTGACCGGGCCCGTGCCGAGGAACTCGCGGAACTGCTCCTGGCCGCGTTCGCGGAACCGTTCGAGTTGAGTGTGGCGTCGCTGTACGTGAGCGTCAGCATCGGCATCGCGACGTCCTGCGGTCCCGCCGGGCTCGCGGACGATCTGGTCCGCGAGGCCGACACGGCGATGTACGACGCCAAGTTCCGCGGGCCGGCGGCCTACGCGTTCTTCGACGAGTCCCTGCGCACCGCGGCGACCCGGTCGGTCGAGCTGGGCAGCGCGCTGCGCGGCGCGGTCGCGCGCGGGGAGATGGCGGTGCACTACCAACCCATCGTGTCGCTGCGGACCCACGACGTGCTGGTCTACGAGGCCCTGGTGCGGTGGAAGCATCGCGGCCGCTGGGTGGGGCCGGACGAGTTCATCCCGGTCGCCGAGGCCACCAACATGATCTCCGAGATCGGGACCTGGGTACTCGACACGGCTCTGGGCGATCTGGTGCGACTGCGGGCGGCGGGAGCGCCGCGCATGTCGATGTCGGTGAACCTCTCCGTGCTGCAGCTGCGTGACGAGCGGCTCCCGGACGTCGTCGCGGACCTGCTGGCGTCGCACGGTCTGGACGGGTCGGTGCTCGGGCTCGAGGTGACCGAGAGTGCCCTCATCGCCGATCCGGTGGTGGCCAATCGGGTCCTCGCACGTCTCGCCGAGCAGGACATCGTGCTGGTGCTCGACGACTTCGGGATGGGGTACTCCTCGCTCGGTCGCCTACGAGATCTGCCCATCACCGTCATCAAGATCGACAAGTCGTTCATCGACCGCGTCCCGGTCGACGACGCGTCGGTGTCCATCGTGACGGCCATCGAGGCCATGGCCACCGCGCTGACCATGCGCACCGTCGCCGAGGGCGTGGAGACGACGGAGCAGGAGCGCATCGTCACCGAACTCGGCTGCACGTACGCGCAGGGGTACCTCTACGGGCGCCCCGCGCCCGTGGAGACGTTCCTCTCCTGA
- a CDS encoding molybdopterin-dependent oxidoreductase, whose protein sequence is MTTTTTERQTSGDSARTRVHPFARMLSGVVAAGVVLGVGEILSLLFSSASSPFFAVGSTTVDRTPAFAREFAIDTFGTNDKAALFVGMSIGIAIIAAIAGLLERPSRPIGSVILLVLGAVGVYAVLQRPTSSLSDVIPTVVGVVLGIAVLQALTRALEVPAGTVDGFMPRRKFLVLFGAAAAVAVAAGTVGRYLGDRVAGVAEDIKNFRLPTVAAGEKAAAIPAGTDIGVEGATTFVTPNNTFYRIDTALQVPQLTTAEWQLKIHGKVDREMTLSWDDLMARTPIERVVTLTCVSNEVGGPLAGNATWIGFPIKDILDEVGVQADADMLLSTSIDGMTIGSPVEALTDGRDAMLAVSMNGEPLPVEHGYPVRQVVPGLYGFVSATKWVVDWELTRFDEATAYWTDRGWGDKAPIKTASRIDVPAAFAPVAPGPVRVAGTAWAQQRGIERVEVRVDNGPWQEATLAEQYTIDTWRQWFWDWDATAGNHNIQVRATDQDGNTQVEERTPPIPGGSTGWHTRTIIVS, encoded by the coding sequence ATGACCACGACGACCACCGAACGCCAGACCTCGGGTGACTCCGCGCGTACGCGCGTCCACCCCTTCGCACGCATGCTCAGCGGAGTGGTCGCCGCCGGCGTCGTGCTCGGCGTGGGCGAGATCCTCTCGCTCCTCTTCAGCTCGGCGTCGTCACCGTTCTTCGCCGTCGGCTCCACCACCGTGGACCGCACGCCCGCGTTCGCCCGCGAGTTCGCGATCGACACCTTCGGCACCAACGACAAGGCCGCCCTGTTCGTCGGCATGTCCATCGGCATCGCGATCATCGCCGCCATCGCCGGCCTGCTCGAGCGCCCGTCCCGTCCCATCGGATCGGTGATCCTGCTGGTGCTCGGTGCCGTCGGCGTCTACGCGGTGCTGCAGCGGCCGACGTCCTCGCTCAGTGATGTCATCCCCACCGTGGTGGGCGTCGTCCTGGGCATCGCGGTCCTGCAAGCCCTCACGCGAGCGCTCGAGGTGCCGGCGGGCACGGTCGACGGGTTCATGCCGCGTCGCAAGTTCCTCGTCCTGTTCGGCGCTGCCGCCGCGGTGGCCGTCGCAGCCGGCACGGTCGGCCGGTACCTCGGCGATCGTGTCGCCGGCGTCGCCGAGGACATCAAGAACTTCCGCCTCCCCACGGTCGCGGCCGGCGAGAAAGCCGCCGCCATTCCGGCCGGTACCGACATCGGTGTCGAGGGCGCGACCACCTTCGTCACGCCGAACAACACCTTCTACCGCATCGACACCGCTCTGCAGGTCCCGCAGCTGACCACCGCCGAGTGGCAGCTCAAGATCCACGGCAAGGTCGACCGCGAGATGACGCTGAGCTGGGACGACCTCATGGCTCGCACTCCGATCGAGCGCGTCGTGACGCTGACGTGCGTGTCCAACGAGGTCGGCGGACCGCTCGCCGGCAACGCGACCTGGATCGGGTTCCCCATCAAGGACATCCTCGACGAGGTGGGTGTGCAGGCCGACGCGGACATGCTGCTGTCCACGAGCATCGACGGCATGACCATCGGTTCGCCGGTCGAGGCCCTCACCGACGGCCGCGACGCGATGCTCGCGGTGTCGATGAACGGCGAGCCGCTGCCCGTCGAGCACGGCTACCCGGTGCGTCAGGTCGTGCCCGGTCTGTACGGATTCGTCTCCGCCACCAAGTGGGTCGTCGACTGGGAACTCACGCGCTTCGACGAGGCGACGGCCTATTGGACCGACCGCGGCTGGGGCGACAAGGCACCGATCAAGACGGCGTCACGCATCGACGTGCCGGCCGCCTTCGCCCCCGTCGCACCCGGTCCCGTCCGTGTCGCAGGTACCGCCTGGGCGCAGCAGCGTGGCATCGAGCGCGTCGAGGTTCGTGTCGACAACGGACCGTGGCAGGAGGCGACGCTCGCCGAGCAGTACACGATCGACACCTGGCGCCAGTGGTTCTGGGACTGGGACGCCACTGCGGGCAACCACAACATCCAGGTCCGCGCGACGGATCAGGACGGGAACACGCAGGTCGAGGAGCGCACCCCGCCGATCCCCGGTGGTTCGACCGGGTGGCACACCCGCACCATCATCGTCAGCTGA
- a CDS encoding alpha/beta hydrolase: protein MPFFEGPRGRAHYRQWGPTEDPAATLVFLHGRGQHTGQYHRFGAALSAHGIATWGLDHIGHGLSEGEAADDAAYLDALAENARHLLDVVVEAGHRPAVMGHSLGSATAVRMLATGGGAPAVVLVAMPPRAISREDLTAATRSPTLALHGVDDRMVPIDGVRDLVRGIPTITLREYADAGHDLLHEKIHRTVTDAAVDHVLANA from the coding sequence ATGCCGTTCTTCGAAGGACCCCGAGGTCGAGCCCACTACCGCCAGTGGGGACCCACCGAGGATCCTGCCGCGACCCTCGTGTTCCTGCACGGGCGGGGACAGCACACCGGCCAGTACCACCGGTTCGGCGCTGCCCTGTCAGCACATGGCATCGCCACCTGGGGCCTCGACCACATCGGCCACGGCTTGTCCGAAGGAGAGGCGGCCGACGACGCCGCCTACCTCGACGCGCTGGCGGAGAACGCACGTCATCTCCTCGACGTCGTGGTCGAGGCCGGCCACCGACCTGCGGTGATGGGCCACTCGCTGGGGTCCGCGACCGCGGTGCGGATGCTCGCGACCGGCGGGGGCGCGCCCGCCGTCGTGCTGGTGGCGATGCCGCCGCGCGCGATCTCCCGCGAGGATCTGACGGCAGCGACCCGGTCGCCCACCCTGGCACTGCACGGTGTGGACGACCGCATGGTGCCGATCGACGGCGTCCGAGACCTCGTGCGCGGCATCCCGACGATCACCCTGCGCGAGTACGCCGACGCCGGACACGACCTGCTGCACGAGAAGATCCACCGCACCGTGACCGACGCGGCCGTTGACCACGTCCTCGCGAACGCCTGA
- a CDS encoding AMP-dependent synthetase/ligase has protein sequence MHEYSVPASYTIPDDVSMADTVFRYASETPEWVAFQRRVGGSWKDVTARTFADEVAGVAKGLMASGIEFGDRVAIMAGTRYEWVVLDYAIWTAGGCTVSIYETSAADQAQWILEDSATKLFVVETSEHLTRMKDVTDSAADLRETLSFDGGAIDELTTRGASVSDDDLHARRQQVSASSAATLIYTSGTTGRPKGVQLTHSNFYAETTATQVALHDQMTEGKRTLLFLPMAHVFARAVSFGAFEAKVTVAHTSDTTTLVEQFAEFQPDFILSVPRVFEKVYNSAKQKAHDGGKGKIFDQAADVAIEWSIAQDKGGAGLVLKAKHTLFDKLVYSKLRAALGGRCTSALSGGGPLGARLGHFFRGIGVPVREGYGLTETSAAVTVNTTDKQRIGSVGRPLAGHAVKIAEDGEILVKGPVVFSGYWHNEKATEESIRDGWFHTGDLGSLDDEGFLSITGRKKEIIVTAGGKNVAPAGLEDSIRSHPLVSQCLVVGDAKPFIGALITLDPEALPGWLERHGLDKSTSASDLTTNADLIAEIDKAVDTANSKVSKAEQIKKYTILPGDFTIESGELTPTMKLKRNVILESHATEVADIYGG, from the coding sequence GTGCACGAATACTCGGTACCCGCGTCCTACACGATCCCGGACGACGTCTCGATGGCCGACACCGTGTTCCGCTACGCGAGCGAGACCCCGGAGTGGGTGGCGTTCCAACGGCGAGTCGGCGGCTCGTGGAAGGACGTCACGGCGCGCACGTTCGCCGACGAGGTCGCGGGCGTGGCCAAGGGCCTCATGGCCTCCGGCATCGAGTTCGGTGACCGCGTCGCCATCATGGCCGGCACCCGCTACGAGTGGGTCGTGCTCGACTACGCGATCTGGACCGCCGGTGGCTGCACCGTGTCCATCTACGAGACGTCCGCAGCCGATCAGGCGCAGTGGATCCTCGAGGACTCCGCGACCAAGCTCTTCGTCGTCGAGACCTCCGAACACCTCACCCGCATGAAGGACGTCACCGACAGCGCCGCGGATCTCCGCGAGACGCTGAGCTTCGACGGCGGTGCGATCGACGAGCTCACCACCCGCGGCGCCTCCGTGTCCGACGACGATCTGCACGCCCGTCGTCAGCAGGTGTCCGCGTCGTCGGCCGCCACGCTCATCTACACCTCGGGGACCACCGGCCGCCCGAAGGGTGTCCAGCTCACGCACTCGAACTTCTACGCCGAGACGACGGCCACCCAGGTGGCGCTGCACGACCAGATGACCGAGGGCAAGCGCACCCTGCTGTTCCTCCCGATGGCGCACGTGTTCGCTCGCGCGGTGTCGTTCGGCGCCTTCGAGGCCAAGGTCACGGTGGCGCACACGTCCGACACCACGACGCTGGTCGAGCAGTTCGCCGAGTTCCAGCCCGACTTCATCCTCTCGGTCCCCCGCGTGTTCGAGAAGGTCTACAACTCGGCCAAGCAGAAGGCGCACGACGGCGGCAAGGGCAAGATCTTCGATCAGGCCGCGGACGTCGCGATCGAGTGGAGCATCGCGCAGGACAAGGGCGGCGCCGGCCTGGTGCTCAAGGCGAAGCACACCCTGTTCGACAAGCTGGTCTACTCGAAGCTCCGCGCCGCGCTCGGTGGACGGTGCACCAGTGCGCTGTCCGGCGGCGGCCCCCTCGGCGCTCGACTGGGCCATTTCTTCCGCGGCATCGGCGTTCCGGTGCGTGAAGGCTACGGACTCACCGAGACCAGCGCCGCCGTCACGGTCAACACCACCGACAAGCAGCGCATCGGTTCCGTCGGCCGCCCGCTCGCGGGGCACGCCGTGAAGATCGCGGAGGACGGCGAGATCCTGGTGAAGGGTCCCGTCGTGTTCTCCGGGTACTGGCACAACGAGAAGGCCACCGAGGAATCGATCCGCGACGGCTGGTTCCACACCGGTGACCTCGGCTCACTCGACGACGAGGGCTTCCTCTCGATCACCGGTCGCAAGAAGGAGATCATCGTGACGGCAGGTGGCAAGAACGTCGCGCCCGCCGGCCTCGAGGACTCCATCCGGTCGCACCCGCTGGTCAGCCAGTGCCTCGTCGTGGGCGACGCCAAGCCGTTCATCGGGGCGCTCATCACGCTGGATCCCGAGGCTCTGCCCGGCTGGCTCGAGCGTCACGGTCTCGACAAGAGCACGTCCGCGAGTGATCTGACGACCAACGCCGACCTGATCGCCGAGATCGACAAGGCCGTCGACACGGCCAACTCGAAGGTCTCCAAGGCCGAGCAGATCAAGAAGTACACGATCCTGCCCGGTGACTTCACGATCGAGTCGGGAGAACTGACGCCGACCATGAAGCTCAAGCGCAACGTCATCCTGGAGTCGCACGCCACCGAGGTGGCCGACATCTACGGCGGCTGA
- a CDS encoding DEAD/DEAH box helicase, whose protein sequence is MSTSESETVSTDTPSFVDLGIDERVLKALADVGYETPSPIQAATIPPLMAGNDVVGLAQTGTGKTAAFAVPILSRLDVANRVPQALVLAPTRELAIQVAEAFGKYATHIEGLHILPIYGGQAYGIQLSGLRRGAHIVVGTPGRVIDHLEKGTLDLSHLEYLVLDEADEMLKMGFQEDVERILADTPEYKQVALFSATMPSAIRKISQQYLHDPVEITVKTKTSTAPNITQRYVQVAHQRKLDALTRIFEVEDFEAMIIFVRTKQATEELAEKLRARGYSAAAINGDIVQAQRERTIGQLKNGALDVLVATDVAARGLDVERISHVVNYDIPHDTESYVHRIGRTGRAGRAGEALLFVAPRERHLLKAIEKATRQPITEMQLPSVDDVNAQRVAKFADSITQSLSSTSLGLFRRLIEDYEREHDVPLADIAAALATQSRDGDAFLMSPEPPPPPREKRERPERKFDDRDAPPLRKSRKGDQDLAVYRISVGKRHKVAPGAIVGAIANEGGLRRSDFGHISIRPDHSLVELPADLADETLEALRRTRISGVLIQLQRDGGPPRGKH, encoded by the coding sequence ATGAGCACTTCCGAGTCGGAAACGGTGTCCACCGACACCCCCTCGTTCGTCGATCTCGGTATCGACGAGCGTGTGCTGAAAGCCCTCGCGGACGTCGGGTACGAGACGCCGTCGCCCATTCAGGCAGCCACCATCCCGCCGTTGATGGCCGGGAACGACGTCGTCGGCCTCGCGCAGACAGGCACCGGCAAGACCGCCGCGTTCGCCGTGCCGATCCTCTCGCGCCTCGACGTCGCCAACCGGGTGCCGCAGGCGCTGGTTCTCGCGCCCACCCGCGAGCTGGCCATCCAGGTGGCCGAGGCGTTCGGCAAGTACGCCACCCACATCGAGGGCCTGCACATCCTGCCCATCTACGGCGGGCAGGCGTACGGCATCCAGCTCTCCGGTCTGCGGCGCGGCGCCCACATCGTCGTCGGCACGCCCGGTCGCGTCATCGACCACCTCGAGAAGGGCACGCTGGACCTGTCGCACCTCGAGTACCTCGTGCTCGACGAGGCCGACGAGATGCTGAAGATGGGATTCCAGGAGGACGTCGAGCGCATCCTCGCGGACACCCCCGAGTACAAGCAGGTGGCGCTGTTCTCGGCCACCATGCCGTCGGCGATCCGCAAGATCTCGCAGCAGTACCTGCACGATCCGGTCGAGATCACGGTGAAGACGAAGACGTCCACCGCCCCCAACATCACGCAGCGGTACGTGCAGGTGGCGCATCAGCGCAAGCTCGACGCGTTGACGCGGATCTTCGAGGTCGAGGACTTCGAGGCGATGATCATCTTCGTCCGCACCAAGCAGGCCACGGAGGAGCTCGCCGAGAAGTTGCGGGCGCGGGGCTACTCGGCCGCCGCCATCAACGGTGACATCGTGCAGGCGCAGCGCGAGCGGACCATCGGTCAGCTCAAGAACGGTGCGCTCGACGTGCTCGTCGCCACCGACGTCGCGGCCCGCGGTCTCGACGTCGAGCGGATCTCGCACGTCGTCAACTACGACATCCCGCACGACACCGAGTCGTACGTGCACCGCATCGGGCGGACCGGTCGCGCCGGGCGCGCGGGCGAAGCGCTGCTGTTCGTCGCGCCGCGGGAGCGTCATCTGCTCAAGGCCATCGAGAAGGCGACGCGGCAGCCGATCACCGAGATGCAGCTGCCGAGCGTCGACGACGTCAACGCGCAGCGCGTGGCCAAGTTCGCCGACTCCATCACCCAGTCGCTGTCCTCGACGTCGCTCGGGCTGTTCCGTCGACTCATCGAGGACTACGAGCGCGAGCACGACGTGCCGCTCGCGGACATCGCCGCGGCGCTGGCGACGCAGTCGCGGGACGGCGACGCGTTCCTCATGTCGCCCGAGCCGCCGCCCCCGCCGCGGGAGAAGCGCGAGCGCCCCGAGCGCAAGTTCGACGATCGGGACGCACCGCCGTTGCGCAAGTCTCGCAAGGGCGATCAGGATCTGGCGGTGTACCGGATCAGCGTCGGCAAGCGGCACAAGGTGGCGCCCGGTGCCATCGTCGGTGCCATCGCCAACGAGGGCGGGCTGCGGCGCAGCGACTTCGGGCACATCAGCATCCGGCCGGATCACAGCCTGGTCGAGCTCCCGGCGGATCTCGCGGACGAGACGTTGGAAGCGTTGCGCCGCACCAGGATCAGCGGCGTGCTCATTCAGCTGCAGCGCGACGGCGGACCGCCCCGCGGCAAGCACTGA
- a CDS encoding histidine phosphatase family protein: MTDHLDSRARSTSVRVALVRHGETDWNVEGRLQGSSDIPLNDIGRSQARTAAAALADDSWDTLVSSPLSRASETADIIGHVIGLTRSADHEDLMERRFGRAEGMTGYEAWAYWPDGDYPGAESHDALAERGRRRLDLLADENPGRSLVAVAHGGIIRAVLRSITGHPAPRIANAGVSIVVRDDDGWSVRTVNSVPVRHGRRLR, translated from the coding sequence ATGACCGATCACCTCGACTCCCGGGCGCGGAGCACCTCTGTCCGAGTGGCCCTCGTGCGCCACGGCGAGACCGACTGGAACGTCGAGGGGCGTCTGCAGGGCTCCTCCGACATCCCGCTCAACGACATCGGGCGCAGCCAGGCCCGGACAGCGGCCGCCGCGCTGGCCGACGACTCGTGGGACACCCTCGTCAGCTCGCCGCTCTCGCGGGCGTCGGAGACCGCCGACATCATCGGCCACGTCATCGGGCTCACCCGCTCGGCCGACCACGAGGACCTGATGGAACGTCGCTTCGGACGTGCCGAGGGCATGACCGGCTACGAGGCGTGGGCGTACTGGCCCGACGGTGACTACCCGGGCGCCGAGTCGCACGATGCGCTCGCCGAGCGAGGGCGTCGTCGACTCGACCTGCTGGCCGACGAGAACCCCGGCAGGTCCCTCGTCGCCGTGGCCCACGGCGGTATCATCCGGGCCGTGCTGAGGTCCATCACCGGCCACCCTGCGCCGCGCATCGCGAACGCCGGCGTGAGCATCGTCGTCCGCGACGACGACGGCTGGTCGGTCCGCACCGTCAACTCGGTTCCCGTCCGCCACGGCCGACGGCTCCGCTGA